GTTGTATTtatgtttttgaaataaatattcttttgaaatttgctggtTGGTGCGAGACTAGGAAGACTTATtgccattaaaacaaaagaatattttatttagcCGCCATTATCAAAGAGGTCTATAGAGTTGGGTTTGTGAAGTACTCAGGTTTGTGGAGTACCCCTCCCGGGGGAGTACCTTACTGCCTTGCTGCTTGATTTCATTACCAAGAAGTAGGTATCAAGAAGTGGCCTATTGTAGTGGGTCCAATTCGTTTTGACAACTTTAACCAATAGCCTTTTGTTGTTATTTGCGCTGAGGGAATTGAGCCAAGAATGGACGCGGGGACGCGTACAAAAATTATATCTTATCAgcaacgagtgcgagtgtttcatcggaggttccaaacaccgagaaatgtttgtgatatttctccttaattttacgaaaactcaTTGTGATtatgtgtttataacataagggcaattttttttttgtcattgtcgAAGCGCACCGAAAAATAGTTACAGTGTAGGcaaacggagtaaaaaaaacacctgttcgctcgcattttagagcaaaacaaacaaacaaatcaactatttctttTTATCGCGGCCTGATTTAGTGACTTAATATCATTCGAAGCAGATTTACTCGCTTTCGTAGAATGTAAAGGGTGGCTCTTTAACAGAAAATTAGTGAATACAAGACAATACAAGCGCGATGACTTAACTGGGATGTAATTTacttttttaacaattttctttccttgaaaaaaaaggCTTATATTGTTGACCCTCTCTTGACCTTCCACTTTCCCAAACCTTTGACATGCGCAATAAGCATGTGCTTTATTCGTAGTTTTCATTTGCTTGTGTCAGGGgagttttaacaaaacagagGAGTATAGGATGGAATGAAACATCAACagcaaaaatggaccttcaccgGCGTTAAGGGATTCGTTGAGAAAACTGACGGCAAATAAGCACACACCGATGACAGGAAAATGATAATGTGACTTTATTGTCAAGGGTCAGattttgttatatatatatctttataTCTATTGATTGAAGCCTCTGATTCGTGACTTACCACTCGGAGTATGCAAGTATTGTCAAATGAGAAAAGCAGAGAGGCAGTTCAGTCGCGCTGTATTTGAGCTTTTAAGGCGCGCGAGTGTGATCGCGCATGATTTTTGAGGCGCACAACAAAATTTAGTCGCATATGCGACCATTTGGTCGTTAACTGGAccttattaaaataaaaaatcttcTGGAGATATGCCGAAAAGCAGGcctaaacaaactaaaaataaacactcagctttaagtttatatccatccgatgcttgacttgaagaaCCGCGGAGCCACCAGTGTGGTCCTGACCACAGCCATGTTCATCTacttgaacacgaaaagcgtcggcCGCTAAGAGctttagttgacgtagtatggccgtgtagccgcgtcgggCCACAGAAGGTGCGCGAAAAGTGTTTTGTAGTTAACcaggcttgagcctgcaatccaatcgaagaaaaaaaaaaacagaacagtGGCTGGTCAGCTggtcaaaaaaacagctgacctcgatgagctctaaacttgagcacgcgaaatggtcacgtgatactggccagcggatgccttgttttgacaggtgtcaatggACCATAACAAAGACgtacgctgtaaactagctggatTGTCGGCTGGAGTATCGCCTCGATATGGTCAGGTGATGtcaggtgatactggtcacattggcatacatggaggggtggacggacggacggtcaccaaaaccaaattttctcgcacagatgggttaccatattttcttaccaatggtgctccgcgcgcgcgccttctgcgcgcggagcaccattggtaacataataattatttatgttaATAACAGGACTCTTGTGATATAGCTTTGGATCAGTCCTGATGAAGACGGAACTAGACATTAATGTTGAAACGTTGTTTCTTTGAATTATAACTTTTTAAGCTACAGTACATTCATAACTCCTCAAGCCAGAGTATGTGTAGCATAAAACCACATCTATgtatttgtgttttgttttttcatttagAGAGGTGATGGCATGTATGCAGTGATACTTGTTCCTACAAGAGAGGTGAAGTTAATTCgtttacatgtatttctcactcactcactcactcacttgaTCGCCCAAAGGCGACGATCACATGGCTCCTCCAGCGTTTGTGCTCCATCATCAAGGAAGATATCTCATGAACACTTGATCTTCCTGTGACCTTTTTTAGCGTTGCGATGTACGTTGTATGTACTTCTACTGTACATAATCTTTCAAGAGTaatattcaaaagaaataatagTGCCAAAATGGTTTACAGAAAAAATGATactgtgaaaataaaaattaagtcattcggaataattattgaaatgatATCATTGAATGAAAGATAGAGCGAGTTTTAGTTGAGtgtcgcaaaaccaaaaccaaagtaattactttgaccaatcaaaaaggacggagacaatccagtaaaccaatcaaaactcgaagtaattatgcgtagccgacacaaagcgcgggaaaatgtgcactcgcgaagccacgattggttttggtttcagttctgTTTGGTTGAAAatgtggcgcgagaactttgaaccaagcACTGAGCCTGCTGATTTCGATTTGACAGCTCGtcaaatttaagccaatcagcatgGGACTCGCAAACACAGCAGGGGTCCATTTATTCGAAAGCGTTTCGCGTATGATGCGCGTCGAAAGCGAAACGAATTTGTTCCAACGTCAGTTTTTAGACATATCTGCGCTGCCATTTGCCCTTTCTCTGATCTGAAGCCATTCGAAGATGTTGAATTACGGTCGCCGAACGTGTTTTATTCGCTGAAAGATACTTGGATAGCTTCTTGAAACgatcggaaaaggaaaaagacagcgttcgtgaatgtttacggtcgcttttattcagttttattcttctttgtcgACAAGGCTAACTGAAACACTAGACATTCTTTGGCTTAAAGATTTCTTGAACTGTTGCTGGATcccgttgaacatttttatcagccACGTTACCTCTCTGTTTCCATCTGGTTGTTTTAGTAGTTCCAAGACGGCGAGCTGTGCTGCGCGAACTAACGTCGTGTCTTTGGCAACTGGAGAGAATGCCTCTGGCTCCAGCATTTCCTTACTTGAATGCGTGTACGTTTCCCGAATTCTCGcttcagctgcttttttaaGATTCCCATCTGAGTGGATTAATGTGGAGAAACTTTCGTTTGGTTGCTGCAATTGAATTGCACTCgagttttgttggttgttgatgacaaactggaacctgcaggattgaagttttcaaagtgttctgacCACGCCGAGTTTACTAGagattcatttttccttttgtaaaacatttgtggTGGTTCGGAGAAcagctgatttttctgtttCGTGTTCAATAACAAGCGCGCCCGGCTGTTGTGGCTTGCTTGTGTTTAGTTTCAGGGTGAACATCTCGTGGGATACTCGCGGTGGATCTGATCTTTTAACGTTTAGGCCCTCAGGAATTGATGTGACACTGTTCGAGTGAGTAGAATTATTTACTGCTCCGTGATTTGCTGTGGAAGCAAATTTGGTTGCTGTCTGGATTGTGATTTTCTTTGCACTTGCGGAGTGAAAGCCTGATTTCGCTGACAGAagaaatctttctttcaaaaaacttaTCTAATTTAAAAGGGATTCTTTTTTGGTACTATTAGTGTGAAATTTAGACTTCTCTTTCACAGCATAATGAACAATTTTGCGCTATATCTTGTCTGCTATGACAGGACTTACTTGCAGTGGAACTCGACTTAACATTTTTAGcaagaacagaaacaattttgacgccggcaattgaagaaatgtttgtcAGTTAATATTTTGTACATTAGTCGTAAACTCCAGGATAGATATTCCAGATTTCACTTACTTCTTTATTTCAGCAACTTTATTAAGCGTTGCTCTGTTAATTAAATGCACTCACACTCACAGACAAGGGAAATACTTGATGGGTTATATTGAGGCTCAGTAAAATTTTTGGGTTCAACCAAACCGTAACTGCGAATGAATTTGTGTAAAGAGCAGGTGATTTATACAGCTTAGCTTCAAGCTAGGGTATGCCATGGCTCTTTTTATCTCGTGCAATTATCATAAAGCCCACAGAAACCCAGAACTCCATCAAAAGCGAAATTCGCGGTTAAAATTCGTCTTTGGgaacattgtaaacaaatagGCACCATTTTATCCGCGCGAGGATAGTTCCCCTGAATTTTCAACCCATGATGCACAGCAACTTCCGGTAGAAATCAGCAggagtaaagtaatgcaaaaccaaagccaTTCGCTAATTACTAAAtggacactcaattgaaaaccgcgctATGTATATTTAAATTACTGGTCTAAGACGAAAGATGCAAGTGATGCTCACACTTGTCTGGACAATGAAAAATTGAGGTGGGGACCCTGTTGAGGTTGCCTGAATTTGTTCAGCTGTAAGTCCAAGGATCTCTTCTATCTTTCAAATATCATTGCAGTTgtcacaataggccatttctgagttcatgtctgcctcctcttcaaagcaagtctacgtgcgaagtttttgtgatggtaattagttctactttatatatgaatgaaacctaattttcataacaaaaacttcgcacttagactcgccttgaagaggaggtagacatgaactcggaaatggcctatttacaTCATCAGGTTACTCAGCATGGACAACTGAGAAGGAACTTAAATCTGTTACTCACCAACAGAAGTTTCAGTGTAGCACCTGAACTACAGCTGTTGTTGGCAGGACTGCTACACCTGCTTATGCAAgtgtctatttaacaattattctacgagggcgcgctggatatgaagtgatagatagccaacgagacgcgtagcgccgagttggttataataaTTTTAGATCCatcaagcccgagtagaataattattgttttattaaaaactccatggTGTTCGCGGGGGTAGtaaaagtctctgttacgagcctaggaaggcccatcaggccggcgcttatctccggtttccgtagaatgaagcgactaggagtatttatactcccccctggatgggatgctagtccatcgcagggttacccccagcattacgccggtacccattgatacacctgggtggggagaggcaccgtgagagtaaagtgtgtTGCCCAAGaccacaacacaatgtccccggccccgaacctggaccactcgatcctgagtcgagcgcactaaccaagaggccaccgcgcctcccacgcgggggtagtattgtcgactaaagcattgATTTTTGCCTCGGTCTATTCCGGTCCAAAAGGGCTTTTGTCagcaatttttttctcagagctgcaaaaatgttttcagctcgctttattgctaaCGCGTTTCTTGTCCATATTAAGTACATCAGGTacatgaactgatagcctgtgtccgtcAAGCCAataaaaatgctggaaatctgaaatccctagttcagtttttaataataataataatgataataataattgatattgataatattaataatattaattgattgatgataatagtaatgataataataataataataataataataataaaataagcGGACGAAGTTGGCGCGAGCGGACGCAAGTCCGAGCGCTCTGTAATACCTGGAGTTGAACGCTTTTATCATGCGTTTTACTTCACAACTACTGGTTCTTTGGATAATATCTACAACTATGCAACACGTTCGACGCCAAAAAGAAACTTCAAAAGAAGCTGGCGAAACGAATGTTGGAAAAACATCTTGCAAGCGAACCAAAGGGACCGCGAAAATGAATGCAGATCTGGTAGACTCAAGAAAGGAAGCAAACGCTCTTTATTCCACACAAGAttgcccaaggaaagaaagTGGAAAGTATAATGGAACTGACTAAACGATTATGGGACGCTAAAGGTTATGCAGAATTAAACAAATCTTACCAGAATCTAAGAGATCAATATGCAAAAATTATGAATGCAGCAAGTCAACCGGAAAGCCAATTCTTGAATAATGAGCTCGGAAACCAAACAATGACAACTACGACTGGACGAAGCGGAACAATAGATGGCAATGAAAACACTACTACTACAGAACAAAGCTGTAATGAGCCAAGCGAAGAATACATCACGATGGCCAACAATGCAAAGAAATGGTACGAAATAACTAGTCAAGTTAAAGAGAGAAACTGGTCAGAAAGAACGAGCAGCACTTTTTGTAAAAACGTCCCTAATAACAAGGACATTAAAGAACTAGGGAATATCGCATCCAATCTAATTACCTTAGATCCTAAAGAACACCCAAGGGATTATCTCTGGCAATGTAAATGCGCCATTTACTCAGTTGCAGCGGCTTGGAAAGAAGGCacggaaaaaaaggaagagtCGACAAAATGAAGGCTAAAAGACACAGGAATACCAACCGATGTggttaagacaaattgaaagcaAGATAAAGGATTTGAGAAAGGAAATATTGCAAATAACAGAAGAAATAAGAAGAATTAGAAAGAATGGGAAACTAAAGACTAAAATGCGGAAGAACAGACGATGGATGAGACGCCAAATGAAAGCAAACATCACCATAGCAAGATTAACTCAACTTAAAGAGCGTAAACTGAATCAACTTCGgctgaaaaaacaagaaaaagacaaaaaacagaAGGCATCAGAAAGACACCAAGCAAACAAACAGTTTGATGAACATGAATCACAATTCTATGAACGCTGCCGAAACATCATTAGGTCTGATCCTGACAACACATGACCACTATACAAGAAACCAAACCACACAGCGAGTCAACAGCACGATAACTTAGCAACACAAGACTTTGAACAGTTCTGGAGATCCATATGGGAAACTGCAGCAAGTGAAAACCTAGAATCTAAGTGGATTAAAGAGATCAGATCCATACTACAATCACATGCACCAGCACAATCCACTGAATCCGTGGTAATAACAGCAGAGCTTTACTACAACAgcattaagaaaaagaaaaactggtcATCACCGGGAAAAGATAAGATCACCAACTTCTGGATCAAAAAGCTTACTGCACTACACCCACAAATTGCCACATCCCTGACAGAAATTATCAACAAGGAACTCTCACTACCGTCATGGCTTCAAGAGGGAAGATGTATCATGATCCCTAAGAAAGAAGAACCAGCTGCCAAAGATCACCGGCCAATCACGTGTTTAAATACACTGTACAAAGCAGTAACATCAGTGATTGATGAACTACTGAAAGAACATGAAGCAACACACCAACTTATGCAAATTGATCAAAAAATTTGAAGACATACCACAAGACACCAACTAAAGCAATGATGGAAACAAGACGAATGGAAAGCATGTTCAGGGACATTGGACTGGAATGGGGACTAGACAAATGCGCAACTGTCACAGTAAGTAAAGGAAAAATAGTATCAGCTGAAAATCTCATTCTTAATGAGAACGCTTTCATCAATGTATTACAAGATAAAGATCACTACAAGTTCCTTGGAAAGCTGGAGAACGCTGCACAATTAGATGACGAAGTATTTGATCAAGTCAACAAAGAATATTTGAAGAGACTTAGTGTAATATGGTCCTCAAATATATCCATGCCTAGAAAAATCAAGTCAACCAACACATTTGCCCTGCCAGTT
The Montipora capricornis isolate CH-2021 chromosome 10, ASM3666992v2, whole genome shotgun sequence genome window above contains:
- the LOC138020350 gene encoding uncharacterized protein — translated: MELTKRLWDAKGYAELNKSYQNLRDQYAKIMNAASQPESQFLNNELGNQTMTTTTGRSGTIDGNENTTTTEQSCNEPSEEYITMANNAKKWYEITSQVKERNWSERTSSTFCKNVPNNKDIKELGNIASNLITLDPKEHPRDYLWQSSQQHDNLATQDFEQFWRSIWETAASENLESKWIKEIRSILQSHAPAQSTESVVITAELYYNSIKKKKNWSSPGKDKITNFWIKKLTALHPQIATSLTEIINKELSLPSWLQEGRCIMIPKKEEPAAKDHRPITCLNTLYKAVTSVIDELLKEHEATHQLMQIDQKI